From the genome of Bacteroides sp. MSB163, one region includes:
- a CDS encoding Ig-like domain-containing protein — translation MKKVKFIKFTMAFFACVLAVTMGSCDKNDDPKVPDLKCTPSKVEVAPGKTATVTVSGGTAPFTVTSSDSKIATAKADKNTITITGVKNGTATILISDSKKLTGKVPVMVKDMASELDFDKKSISVTAGKEETVTVKGGSAPFTATAKDTKIATVTIKDGKIIIKGVKAGSTSVTVTDKDKKAGTISVTVK, via the coding sequence ATGAAAAAAGTAAAATTTATCAAATTCACTATGGCGTTTTTCGCCTGTGTTCTTGCAGTAACCATGGGTTCCTGCGATAAGAACGATGACCCCAAAGTTCCAGATCTCAAGTGCACCCCTTCTAAGGTAGAAGTGGCTCCCGGTAAAACAGCAACGGTGACTGTAAGCGGTGGCACGGCTCCATTTACAGTGACCTCAAGTGATAGCAAGATTGCAACAGCTAAAGCAGACAAGAACACTATTACAATTACCGGTGTCAAAAATGGTACAGCGACCATACTCATCTCAGACTCAAAGAAACTTACAGGAAAGGTTCCTGTGATGGTCAAAGATATGGCATCCGAACTTGATTTCGATAAAAAGTCTATATCCGTAACTGCCGGGAAGGAAGAGACTGTCACTGTAAAAGGTGGTTCCGCTCCTTTTACAGCAACCGCCAAGGACACGAAAATTGCCACAGTCACAATCAAAGATGGAAAGATTATTATCAAAGGCGTCAAGGCTGGCAGCACTTCAGTGACTGTTACTGATAAGGATAAGAAAGCTGGAACTATTTCAGTTACAGTAAAATAA
- a CDS encoding 4-hydroxy-3-methylbut-2-enyl diphosphate reductase, whose product MRAIVYLILILSTTALLSGCIKKSGYYDVGQKKRIEQLTNKKWERDYRSTYYGYDVHEIWRFGDNGKGSWRTITTYMDGGIRDTTTYFSWAFTTPQFNVIYMDYPRYWLIDKIDDNKLCIYLTYEDPVSVSGQERIYQEYTFKPKEEEKEKRGVSQSTPK is encoded by the coding sequence ATGAGAGCAATCGTCTATCTTATCCTAATACTATCGACAACCGCGCTATTATCTGGATGTATCAAGAAGTCGGGCTATTATGATGTCGGTCAGAAAAAGAGAATAGAACAGTTGACCAACAAGAAGTGGGAAAGGGATTACCGCTCGACGTACTACGGCTATGACGTACACGAGATATGGCGCTTTGGCGACAATGGGAAAGGGTCGTGGAGAACAATCACGACTTATATGGATGGAGGGATAAGAGATACCACGACCTACTTCTCTTGGGCTTTCACCACTCCGCAATTCAACGTCATCTACATGGACTATCCTCGTTATTGGCTGATAGACAAGATTGATGACAACAAATTGTGCATATACCTGACGTATGAAGACCCGGTAAGCGTTTCCGGTCAGGAACGAATTTATCAGGAATACACGTTCAAGCCTAAAGAAGAAGAAAAAGAAAAACGGGGAGTTTCTCAGAGCACCCCCAAATAG
- a CDS encoding sensor histidine kinase — MTKENIKIMNWRNGLLLSAVSYVFYLIIWLILDDETIDQSPGMAAVDYIVDFLLCMLFTYISLGFSYLVFRILPFRISNVWVIVYASCLLTLNNIVAFGMISLFNFLWDETGNRLLDELLNMKGAYTFAMISTFISSVYANAFYLQSYIKARDEKQTLEMALMKEKEIALQSQLNSLKLQINPHFMFNNFNNLLELIEEDTGLAGKFLSNLSKVYRYIIANLDRNLIPVTDEIKFLDSYLYLMKVRHAGGVITKISPEVKECKGFLPPAVLQLLVENAIKHNSFSMEHPLFIAITLSDDYITVHNLKSPLLSKMDSTGLGHKNIIERYALLCDKKVKIENAENFYSVSLPIIKNIISHENTDS, encoded by the coding sequence ATGACAAAAGAAAATATAAAAATAATGAACTGGCGGAACGGGCTTTTATTATCGGCCGTTTCCTATGTGTTCTACCTCATTATATGGTTAATTCTCGATGATGAAACAATTGACCAATCTCCGGGAATGGCGGCAGTCGATTATATCGTCGATTTTTTATTGTGCATGCTCTTTACCTATATATCTTTGGGGTTCTCTTATCTCGTTTTTAGGATTTTGCCTTTCAGGATATCTAATGTGTGGGTGATTGTCTATGCCTCATGTCTTTTGACTCTGAATAATATTGTCGCATTCGGCATGATATCTTTATTCAATTTCTTATGGGATGAAACCGGGAACAGACTTCTTGACGAATTACTCAACATGAAAGGCGCATATACTTTTGCAATGATATCCACCTTCATATCAAGCGTTTATGCCAACGCATTCTACCTTCAATCTTACATCAAGGCACGTGACGAGAAGCAGACACTTGAAATGGCATTGATGAAGGAGAAAGAGATCGCCTTACAGTCACAACTCAACTCCCTGAAACTGCAAATCAATCCGCATTTTATGTTCAACAACTTCAACAATCTGCTGGAATTGATTGAAGAAGATACCGGACTGGCTGGCAAATTCCTAAGCAATCTGTCGAAAGTGTATCGGTACATCATTGCTAATCTGGACCGGAATCTGATTCCTGTTACAGATGAAATAAAGTTCCTTGATTCATACTTGTATCTAATGAAGGTACGTCATGCTGGAGGCGTCATTACGAAAATCAGTCCAGAGGTTAAAGAATGTAAGGGATTCCTTCCTCCAGCAGTGTTGCAGCTTCTTGTGGAGAATGCAATAAAGCATAATAGCTTTTCAATGGAGCATCCGCTGTTTATTGCCATCACGTTGTCGGATGATTATATCACTGTGCATAATCTTAAATCGCCTTTGCTGTCAAAAATGGACTCAACGGGCTTAGGCCATAAAAACATCATAGAACGATACGCATTGCTCTGCGACAAAAAGGTTAAGATAGAGAATGCCGAAAACTTCTATTCGGTAAGTTTGCCAATAATTAAAAACATCATTTCCCATGAAAATACTGATTCTTGA
- a CDS encoding LytTR family DNA-binding domain-containing protein: MKILILEDEQRNAMRLIRLLNDIDATFVIEGPFTSIKEAVEFFQSRKTTDLILADIRLTDGLSFEALKYAPATVPIIFTTAYDEYAVQAFKFNSFDYLLKPLDADELEAAINKAIKAGKNYTEENFRQLFNALQKNQFRYRERFLLPYRDGYKTVRVSDINHIETENKNVYLRLNNGTSEVVNVSMEELEQQLNPDCFFRANRQYIINVEHVLFLGNYFGGKLIVRLKGYPKTEIQVSKEKAQRIKEWLDR, encoded by the coding sequence ATGAAAATACTGATTCTTGAAGATGAACAGCGCAATGCCATGCGCCTCATAAGATTACTAAATGATATTGATGCAACGTTTGTAATTGAAGGTCCATTTACAAGCATAAAAGAGGCGGTCGAATTTTTCCAATCAAGAAAAACAACAGACCTCATACTTGCGGATATCCGTCTTACTGACGGTCTAAGTTTTGAGGCTCTTAAATACGCTCCGGCAACCGTCCCCATCATATTCACTACTGCATATGATGAGTATGCGGTACAGGCATTCAAGTTCAATAGTTTCGACTATCTCCTGAAACCTTTGGATGCCGATGAACTTGAAGCAGCCATAAATAAAGCAATCAAAGCAGGTAAAAATTATACCGAAGAGAATTTCCGGCAGCTTTTCAACGCGTTACAAAAGAACCAGTTCCGTTATCGGGAACGTTTCCTGTTACCTTATCGTGACGGATATAAGACAGTACGTGTCTCGGACATCAATCATATTGAGACTGAAAATAAGAATGTGTATCTTCGCCTTAATAACGGTACTTCAGAAGTTGTCAATGTGTCAATGGAAGAACTTGAACAGCAACTCAACCCAGACTGTTTCTTCCGTGCAAACCGGCAATATATTATCAACGTAGAGCATGTTTTGTTCCTCGGTAATTATTTCGGAGGGAAACTTATTGTCCGTTTAAAGGGTTATCCGAAGACAGAAATCCAAGTAAGTAAGGAAAAAGCTCAACGTATTAAGGAATGGCTTGACAGGTAA
- a CDS encoding ParB/RepB/Spo0J family partition protein, translating into MKTNKKVQKNNVQKSEKETAVKATALAIIPKPMILLSPQNVPTATEVTGTPETATVPAITEEAPQQATFKTPLATATAETDLDITTVHPSADNHRKTFNDASLQELAESIREVGVLQAIAVRPRTAGGYEIIYGERRYRASLLAGAKTIKATIYNNITDDEAEDMSLSENLQREEVRPTEEAKAFKRLLEKGRYDMYSLVSRFGRSEKYIYTRLKLNELYQPIGELLDNETITISVAEEISTYEPNIQKDVYEKHLKENSRDNWAGYTLKLFKKYFEEYYTTDLEQYKFDKTECKACVHNAANYNLFAEHNGCGHCTNRKCLDTKNAAFVAKETEKLLKSDPKLVIARPYYGGMNETALQKLDKKGHEIKELNYTVSAQSFPKAPEAPKQEQFSKPKEYEQAVQTFEQKSEEYARKVEELNRKKEEGRIKTYVKVGQTEPELCYVEINKKETAPVTVETLQARDKRFKQLSVEKIVADTKKVVRENDYPESPFTQYEDGMMYFIMLTKLQRKHYPLCGIKDQPIRLDEKQRMKIVAKLTDAQKTVIKRDFINHFLCEDAYGDNSASKLLRDFANMHFPDQYGLAKATHEEEYQKRHERLDERIKEMKKAEKAAAKKDGKQNVSPTLPNNDEAA; encoded by the coding sequence ATGAAGACGAACAAAAAAGTACAGAAGAACAACGTACAGAAATCAGAGAAAGAGACAGCAGTAAAAGCAACCGCTTTGGCAATCATTCCAAAACCGATGATATTACTTTCACCGCAGAACGTGCCCACGGCTACCGAAGTGACGGGAACACCCGAAACGGCAACAGTTCCGGCCATAACGGAAGAAGCACCGCAGCAAGCCACATTCAAAACACCGCTTGCAACGGCCACAGCCGAAACCGACCTTGATATTACCACCGTGCATCCGAGCGCAGACAACCACCGCAAGACGTTCAATGACGCATCTTTGCAGGAACTTGCGGAAAGTATTCGGGAGGTTGGCGTTTTGCAGGCTATCGCAGTACGCCCACGCACGGCAGGAGGTTACGAAATCATTTACGGAGAACGCCGTTATCGTGCCTCACTGCTTGCAGGAGCAAAGACGATAAAGGCAACTATCTATAATAATATAACAGATGATGAAGCGGAAGATATGTCACTGAGTGAAAATTTGCAGCGTGAGGAAGTACGCCCCACCGAAGAAGCGAAAGCCTTCAAACGCTTGCTTGAAAAGGGCAGATATGATATGTATTCACTTGTCAGCCGTTTCGGACGAAGCGAGAAATATATCTATACCCGTCTGAAACTGAACGAACTGTATCAGCCTATCGGTGAACTGTTGGACAATGAAACAATCACTATCAGCGTAGCCGAAGAGATAAGCACCTATGAACCTAATATCCAAAAGGACGTTTACGAGAAACACCTCAAAGAGAACAGCAGGGACAATTGGGCAGGTTATACGCTGAAACTGTTCAAGAAGTATTTTGAAGAATACTATACCACCGACCTCGAACAATACAAGTTCGACAAGACGGAATGTAAGGCGTGTGTACACAACGCAGCCAATTACAACCTTTTTGCCGAGCATAACGGGTGCGGACATTGTACCAACCGCAAGTGTTTGGATACCAAAAATGCCGCATTTGTAGCAAAGGAAACGGAGAAACTGTTGAAATCCGACCCGAAGTTGGTGATAGCCCGACCCTATTACGGTGGCATGAACGAAACGGCACTTCAGAAACTCGACAAGAAAGGGCACGAGATAAAAGAATTGAATTATACCGTTTCGGCACAAAGTTTTCCGAAAGCCCCCGAAGCACCGAAACAAGAACAGTTTTCCAAACCGAAGGAGTACGAACAAGCCGTACAGACCTTTGAACAGAAAAGCGAGGAATATGCCCGAAAGGTGGAAGAATTAAACCGGAAGAAGGAGGAAGGAAGGATAAAGACCTATGTAAAGGTGGGACAGACAGAGCCCGAACTTTGCTATGTAGAAATAAACAAGAAGGAAACCGCCCCCGTCACCGTCGAGACATTGCAGGCAAGGGACAAACGTTTCAAACAACTTTCCGTTGAAAAGATTGTAGCCGATACAAAGAAAGTAGTCCGTGAAAACGACTACCCCGAAAGCCCTTTTACACAGTACGAGGACGGGATGATGTATTTCATCATGCTGACCAAGCTGCAAAGAAAGCATTATCCGCTTTGCGGTATCAAGGACCAGCCTATCCGATTGGATGAAAAACAGCGGATGAAAATTGTAGCCAAGCTGACCGATGCACAGAAAACAGTTATCAAACGGGACTTTATCAACCATTTTCTTTGCGAGGACGCTTACGGGGATAACAGTGCATCCAAACTGTTACGGGACTTCGCAAACATGCACTTCCCCGACCAGTACGGACTCGCCAAAGCCACCCACGAGGAAGAATATCAGAAACGGCATGAACGTTTGGACGAAAGGATAAAGGAGATGAAGAAAGCGGAAAAGGCGGCGGCCAAAAAGGACGGAAAACAGAATGTTTCCCCCACATTACCCAATAATGACGAGGCTGCTTGA
- a CDS encoding M48 family metalloprotease, with the protein MKTTLRIFRILFKLLLLCYVTVVNIILISAFYVLLLLIVEWVAPSFLPELFAEYSFAHHLVYSMPFYLVLLYILYSLSPLNVWIMRIKEGYKPLGGDERARLERLLAEMGMERKLNIYRNRDARTNAVTFGFNTIGLTDGILRAATDEELKGIISHEVGHISHYDFVYQVLLFSMQSLGYRCLYGLFLIPALFFGIIGNLVIAVVPAVRFAVAGMAKLWWSLYKLLHHTIYGISRIADVNINKYAEYRCDTYAVRYGCGEGLLSFLRRLAVTETGGGGPSFTEYIMSTHPSTEKRIARLEKLL; encoded by the coding sequence ATGAAAACAACACTCCGTATATTCCGCATTTTATTCAAGCTGCTTCTGCTCTGTTACGTGACAGTGGTAAACATTATCCTTATATCGGCTTTTTATGTCCTGCTTCTTCTTATTGTGGAATGGGTAGCCCCTTCCTTCCTGCCGGAACTGTTTGCCGAATACTCCTTTGCGCATCATCTGGTCTATTCGATGCCTTTCTATCTTGTACTGCTTTATATCCTGTACAGCCTTTCACCGCTGAACGTATGGATCATGCGGATAAAGGAAGGTTATAAGCCGTTGGGCGGTGACGAACGGGCACGGCTGGAACGCCTGCTCGCAGAAATGGGGATGGAAAGGAAACTGAATATCTACCGTAACAGGGACGCTCGCACGAACGCCGTGACTTTCGGTTTCAATACCATCGGTCTGACGGACGGCATACTACGGGCGGCTACGGATGAGGAACTCAAAGGGATAATCAGCCACGAAGTGGGGCATATTTCGCATTATGATTTCGTTTATCAGGTACTTCTGTTCTCGATGCAGTCGTTGGGCTACCGTTGTCTGTACGGACTGTTCCTGATTCCTGCACTGTTTTTCGGAATAATCGGCAACCTTGTGATTGCAGTGGTTCCGGCTGTCCGGTTCGCTGTGGCGGGGATGGCAAAGCTGTGGTGGAGTCTTTATAAACTGCTGCATCACACGATTTACGGCATCAGCCGGATAGCTGACGTGAATATCAACAAATATGCCGAATACCGTTGCGACACGTATGCCGTGCGTTATGGCTGTGGGGAAGGTCTGCTCTCGTTCCTGCGGCGGTTGGCGGTGACAGAAACGGGCGGCGGGGGGCCTTCGTTTACCGAATATATCATGAGTACGCATCCGTCAACCGAAAAACGGATTGCACGGCTGGAAAAGTTGCTGTAA
- a CDS encoding conjugal transfer protein TraO: MYMQRILFILTVAVLSLFAGEAHAQRDLSGQTGIQFTSGGVNHFLSWKSGGERHYFTSLAFTHTNRNRTCWLYGLDYQIKEYTYENEAIPKTQFTGELGYFIPVLSDKGRNICFRIGLSALGGFETVNWGTSLLPDGAAVTNGDSFIYGGGLTAAFDVYLTDRIIFLLQVKERALFGTDAGNFHTQVGLGVRFIIN; the protein is encoded by the coding sequence ATGTATATGCAAAGAATACTATTCATACTGACAGTTGCCGTGTTGTCGCTCTTTGCGGGCGAAGCACACGCGCAGCGTGACCTGTCGGGACAGACAGGCATACAGTTCACATCGGGCGGGGTGAATCATTTCCTTTCATGGAAGAGTGGCGGCGAACGCCACTACTTCACCTCGCTGGCCTTTACACATACCAACCGTAACCGTACCTGCTGGCTGTATGGTCTGGATTATCAGATAAAGGAGTACACCTACGAAAATGAGGCAATACCCAAAACGCAGTTCACGGGGGAACTCGGCTATTTTATTCCCGTATTGTCGGACAAGGGCCGGAATATCTGTTTCCGTATCGGACTTTCCGCTCTGGGCGGTTTCGAGACGGTCAACTGGGGAACCTCCCTGCTTCCTGACGGGGCGGCAGTGACAAACGGGGACAGTTTTATTTATGGCGGAGGACTGACTGCGGCTTTCGATGTCTATCTGACAGACCGGATCATCTTCCTGCTGCAAGTCAAGGAAAGGGCGCTGTTCGGAACGGATGCGGGGAACTTCCATACGCAGGTAGGTTTGGGCGTCCGCTTTATCATCAACTAA
- the traN gene encoding conjugative transposon protein TraN — protein sequence MKTRFLLSIILLLAVYSSRAQEPVETKIFPTNQIIAPHKIEVTFQKTVHILFPSEVKYVDLGSFDIIADKATGAENVVRIKAAVKGFEGETNFSVITADGCFYSFNVVYKDEPAQLSIEMEDWLRDNPEGGIVGDRMFVKLKELGGETPLVVNRIMYTLYKKNKRDIRHIGCKKYGIQTLLKGLYINNDLLYLHTSLRNSSDISFDIDYIRFKVVDKKVAKRTAMQENLIEPVRTYNRLVTVDGKATVRNIFVLPKLTLPDDKLLVVEVYEKGGARHQSFRIENTDLVAAKPISELHLK from the coding sequence ATGAAAACAAGATTTCTTTTATCAATCATTCTGCTGTTGGCTGTTTATTCAAGCAGGGCGCAGGAACCGGTGGAAACAAAGATTTTCCCCACCAACCAGATTATCGCACCGCATAAGATTGAGGTGACTTTTCAGAAAACCGTACATATCCTTTTCCCTTCCGAAGTGAAATATGTTGATTTGGGCTCGTTCGACATCATAGCGGACAAGGCCACGGGAGCGGAAAATGTAGTACGCATCAAGGCGGCGGTGAAAGGTTTTGAAGGGGAAACGAACTTCTCCGTCATCACTGCCGACGGTTGTTTCTATTCTTTTAATGTGGTTTATAAGGACGAACCGGCACAGCTCTCCATTGAGATGGAAGACTGGCTCCGGGACAATCCCGAAGGCGGGATTGTGGGCGACCGCATGTTCGTGAAGCTGAAAGAACTCGGCGGGGAGACACCGCTGGTGGTGAACCGTATCATGTACACGCTGTATAAGAAGAACAAAAGGGACATCAGGCATATCGGTTGCAAGAAGTACGGCATACAGACACTGCTCAAAGGGCTTTATATCAACAATGACCTGCTGTACCTGCATACTTCTCTGCGCAACAGTTCGGATATATCGTTCGACATTGACTATATCCGTTTCAAAGTGGTGGATAAGAAAGTAGCCAAGCGCACGGCCATGCAGGAGAACCTCATAGAACCGGTAAGGACATACAACCGCCTGGTAACGGTGGACGGGAAGGCCACAGTGCGTAACATATTCGTGCTGCCCAAGCTCACCCTGCCGGATGACAAACTGCTCGTGGTGGAGGTTTACGAAAAGGGCGGTGCCCGTCACCAGTCGTTCCGCATAGAGAACACAGACCTTGTGGCGGCAAAACCAATCAGTGAACTGCATCTGAAATAA